GTTAGAGAAGGAGAACGGGTAAGGCAAGGTCAAATAATTGCAATTTTAGACAATCACGATACGCAAATAGCAGCATTAGAAGAAGCAAAAGCAAAACTGCAAGAATCCCGTGCTAATCTAGCCCAGGTAAGGGTTGGATCGCCAAGAGACATTCAAGCCCAAACAGCAGTTATTGGCCGCTTGCAAGCTCAGTTGCGTGGGGAAAGTGATGCTCAGCAAGCAACGGTGACTCGAATTGCTGCCCAATTAAGCGCCGAAAAAGTTGCTCAACAGGCAACAGTTAATCGCTTAGAAGCCGAACTCAGCGGGCAAAAAGATACTTTGAGAGCAACACTAGCGCGGGTACAAGCCCAACAAAATAATGCTCAAGTCGATGCTGGACGCTATGATTACTTATACCGACAAGGTGCTATTTCCCAGCAAGAAAGAGATAATCGACGACTTCAGGCTGTAACTACTAATCAGCAAGTTGTTGAAAGCCAAGCTACCCTCAGACAGACACTAGCAACTCTACGCCAACAACTTGCTGAGGCTAGAGCCAACCAGGTAAAAACTTTAACAACTTTGCAACAGCAGTTAATCGAAGCCAAAGTTACCCGCGACAAAACCGTGGCAACTTTGCAAAGGCAAATCGACGAAGAAAAAGCCAGACTCAGTAGACTTTTAGAAGTTCGTCCTAGCAATTTGCAAATAGCCCAAGCCCAAGTTACTAATGCGATCGCAAATGTCAGACAAGCCGAAGCACAACTGAAATTAAGCTACGTCCAAGCACCAACAGCCGGCGAAATTTTAGCAATTCACACCAAGTCAGGAGAAGCCATCAGTCCCAATGGAATCGCTGAAATTGGACAAACTGATCAAATGGTAATCACTGCTGAAGTTCCTGAAGACAGCATTGGTAAAGTGCGTATAGGACAAAATGCCACTATTAGTAGTGATAACGGCGCTTTTAATGGGGAATTAAAAGGTATCGTCACTGAAATCGGCAGAAAAATTGGCAAAAAAGATGTGTTGAATACAGATCCAGCAGCAGATGTAGATGCCAGAGTCGTGGAAGTAAAAATTGCCCTGTCCCAAGAAGATAGCCAAAAAGTTTCAGGCTTAACCAACGCCAAAGTTCTTGTTGAAATTAATAACTAAACAAGACTAACCCAAAACATTCTAAAGCTCTTATTTATTAGTGTCCTTTGTGTTCTTTGTGGTTCGTTAATTTTCCATCAGTCCTGCCGAAGAAAGGATGAAAACTAAAACTGTATACATCAATGAAAAATGATTGTTACAGATTAATTAACACAACCCAGACACAGAAGGTGATTCCCAATCCAAAATCTAAAATCCAAAATCCAAAATGGTATGAGTCAGAAAATACCTCTGTCTTGGCTACAACTGACACGAGAAAAAACTCGTCTAGCCGTGGCACTGGCAGGAATTGCCTTTGCTGATATTCTCATGTTTATGCAACTAGGTTTTCGAGATGCTCTCTATTTTAGTAATGTTCGGTTACATACTAGCTTACAAGGTGATATCGTTTTAATTAATACTCAATCTAACGCTGTACTGGCGATGAAAAGCTTCTCCCAAAGGCGTTTATACAAAGCTTTAGATTTACAGACAGTGCAATCAGTGCATCCTATATATTTAGATTATACAAGTTGGAAAAATCCGATAACAGGTCGTCCTCGGAACCTGCTTGTATTTGGAATTAACCCAGAAAATAACATCTTTAATTTGCCTGGAGTTGAGGAAAACTTAAATAAACTCAAACTGCCTGATGTGGTTTTATATGACCGTTCTTCTAGGCAGGAATATGGCCCAATTGCTGCTGAGTTTGAGCAGGGTAAAAATGTCACGGCAGAAGTAAGACGAAGAAAAATGAAAGTCGTGGGACTATTTACTTTAGGTGCATCATTTGGAGCCGATGGTAATTTAATTACTAGTGATGTCAACTTTCTACGCCTATTCAATAATCGTCAGCAAGGATTAATCGATATTGGTTTAATTAGAATCAAACCAGGAGCAGACGCGACCGTTGTTGTTCAAGATTTACGGAATTATTTACCTAAAGATATTAATGTTTTAACTAAACAAGAATTTATTGATTTCGAGCGTAATTACTGGGCTAGTAGTACCGCTATTGGATTTATTTTTACTCTGGGGACAATCATGGGTTTTATTGTGGGAACTGTGATTGTTTATCAAATTCTTTATACCGAAGTTTCTGATCATTTATCTGAGTATGCTACGTTGAAGGCAATCGGTTATACACAAAGATATTTATTGATTGTGATTCTTCAAGAAGCACTTTTATTAGCTTGTTTAGGATATATTCCTGGATGGCTTTTTACTATGTTGATGTATCAAAAGGCTAGAGAAGCCACACTATTGCCAGTAGTTATGAGTTTGGATCGTGCAATATTGGTGCTAATTTTAACTATTGTCATGTGCTTTTTCTCCGGTACGATCGCTGTACGGAAATTGCGCTCTGCTGATCCAGCAGATATCTTTTAAGTAAAGGGGACTGGGGACTGGGGATTAGGGACTGGGGATTAGGCACTCTTAGGGAACTCCAAAAAATAAATTATTCGATTTATGCATTGAACAGGACTATTAGATTCTTCTCCCCCAGCCTCCCCAGCTTGCCCTAGCGATGGGTTATTTTTTTAATTGGAAGTCCCTTATTCAAACCCCGCTCAAATCCTGTCAAAACATTTTATCAGTACTACTAGACCAGTTGAAAGCATATTTGCAACTAGTAATAAAATCATTCAATAAATGTTATAAATTAACAATTTAATAATTAAAAATAATTTATGATGGACACATAAGAAAACCTCACTTCTTATATCAAGTTCGGCTAATTACTTACGATCTAGTCGGTTTGCTTGGTAATAGGTAATGGGTAATGGGTAATAGGTAATACTCAAAACCAATTACCAATTCCCAATTCCCAATTCCCAATTCCCAATTACCGACCTCCACAGATATCATAAGTGTTTAAACGGACATGATATTACAGGCACTAAACTTCCGTCTCGGAACTACTAACTGATAGCCACCAAATTTATGATGAGACAAGAACCTGTAATCGCCATTAAAAGTCT
Above is a window of Nostoc sp. UHCC 0702 DNA encoding:
- a CDS encoding biotin/lipoyl-binding protein, which translates into the protein MSRVTETRSKQQLLDPEQPKVWWGIAVALPIAIAAGLLTTAKVEQLRKLAPSVPVKPVANSISAVGRLEPQGEVIKLSAPAGASRVQQIYVREGERVRQGQIIAILDNHDTQIAALEEAKAKLQESRANLAQVRVGSPRDIQAQTAVIGRLQAQLRGESDAQQATVTRIAAQLSAEKVAQQATVNRLEAELSGQKDTLRATLARVQAQQNNAQVDAGRYDYLYRQGAISQQERDNRRLQAVTTNQQVVESQATLRQTLATLRQQLAEARANQVKTLTTLQQQLIEAKVTRDKTVATLQRQIDEEKARLSRLLEVRPSNLQIAQAQVTNAIANVRQAEAQLKLSYVQAPTAGEILAIHTKSGEAISPNGIAEIGQTDQMVITAEVPEDSIGKVRIGQNATISSDNGAFNGELKGIVTEIGRKIGKKDVLNTDPAADVDARVVEVKIALSQEDSQKVSGLTNAKVLVEINN
- a CDS encoding FtsX-like permease family protein, whose translation is MSQKIPLSWLQLTREKTRLAVALAGIAFADILMFMQLGFRDALYFSNVRLHTSLQGDIVLINTQSNAVLAMKSFSQRRLYKALDLQTVQSVHPIYLDYTSWKNPITGRPRNLLVFGINPENNIFNLPGVEENLNKLKLPDVVLYDRSSRQEYGPIAAEFEQGKNVTAEVRRRKMKVVGLFTLGASFGADGNLITSDVNFLRLFNNRQQGLIDIGLIRIKPGADATVVVQDLRNYLPKDINVLTKQEFIDFERNYWASSTAIGFIFTLGTIMGFIVGTVIVYQILYTEVSDHLSEYATLKAIGYTQRYLLIVILQEALLLACLGYIPGWLFTMLMYQKAREATLLPVVMSLDRAILVLILTIVMCFFSGTIAVRKLRSADPADIF